The Apium graveolens cultivar Ventura chromosome 11, ASM990537v1, whole genome shotgun sequence genome has a window encoding:
- the LOC141697195 gene encoding uncharacterized protein LOC141697195 isoform X2 translates to MGGAKELLRPLIHLLLPLCFHWIAEEMTVSVLVDVTTGALCPGDTTCSPAIYLNGLQQTVVGIFKMVMLPVLGQLSDEYGRKPLLILTVSTTIFPFTLLIISKSREFVYAYYVLRTISYIISQGSIFCIAVAYVADVVDNSKRAAVFSWITGLFSASHVLGNLLARFLPENYIFQVSVALLLFCSFYMFLFLEETVKPGPKREKSSSFLHGVLEVIQARYTSMRYAATIVVTSQTLKSISIVSFFYELGMSGISAVLLYYLKAAFGFDKNQFSEILSVVGLGSIVSQLAGLPLLNPWLGEKGILCAAILASIAYALLYGLAWAPWVPYLSAAFGVIFVLVKPATFAVISKGSNSTNQGKAQGFIAGVQSIASLLSPLAMSPLTSWFLSSDAPFDCKGFSIICASSCMVMSLYFASTLTLEAPSDNTLEENEESIEAPLLSQAGAKGN, encoded by the exons ATGGGAGGTGCAAAAGAGCTGTTAAGGCCACTAATTCACTTACTATTACCACTTTGTTTTCATTGGATTGCTGAGGAAATGACAGTTTCAGTGCTTGTTGATGTTACAACTGGTGCTCTTTGTCCTGGTGACACCACTTGCTCTCCTGCTATTTATCTCAATGGCCTTCAACAAACT GTTGTTGGAATCTTCAAAATGGTGATGCTTCCAGTACTAGGTCAACTTTCTGATGAATACGGGCGTAAACCCCTGCTCATCCTTACTGTGTCGACAACAATTTTCCCTTTCA CTTTACTCATCATCAGCAAGTCAAGGGAATTTGTGTATGCCTATTATGTTCTTCGTACAATTTCATACATAATAAGTCAAGGGAGCATTTTCTGCATAGCGGTTGCCTATGTG GCAGATGTTGTTGATAACAGCAAGAGGGCTGCAGTTTTTAGTTGGATTACTGGTCTCTTTTCTGCGTCACATGTGTTGGGGAATCTCCTAGCACGTTTTCTTCCTGAAAACTACATCTTTCAG GTTTCAGTTGCTCTCCTGCTGTTCTGTTCGTTTTACATGTTTCTGTTTCTGGAGGAGACAGTTAAGCCAGGTCCAAAGAGGGAAAAGAGTTCGTCTTTCCTGCACGGGGTTTTGGAGGTTATTCAAGCACGATATACTTCAATGAGATATGCTGCGACCATTGTTGTTACAAG CCAAACACTAAAGAGCATATCGATTGTTTCATTCTTTTATGAATTGGGAATGTCTGGCATCAGCGCAGTCTTACTG TACTATCTCAAGGCGGCTTTTGGTTTCGACAAAAATCAATTTTCGGAAATTCTGTCGGTGGTGGGGTTAGGCTCTATTGTTTCTCAG TTGGCAGGGCTTCCTCTACTCAATCCGTGGTTAGGAGAGAAAGGAATACTTTGTGCAGCTATACTTGCGTCCATAGCTTAT GCTCTGCTTTATGGATTGGCTTGGGCTCCTTGG GTGCCATACTTGAGTGCTGCATTTGGAGTCATCTTTGTCCTTGTTAAACCCGCT ACTTTTGCTGTTATATCAAAAGGATCAAATTCAACCAATCAG GGAAAAGCACAAGGATTCATAGCTGGTGTACAGTCAATTGCAAGCTTGTTATCACCACTAGCAATGAGTCCGTTGACAT CTTGGTTTCTTTCTAGCGATGCACCATTTGACTGCAAAGGTTTCAGTATTATATGCGCATCATCATGCATG GTCATGTCTTTATATTTTGCTTCAACGCTAACTCTGGAGGCACCATCAGATAACACATTAGAGGAGAATGAAGAAAGTATTGAAGCACCACTGCTATCACAAG CAGGTGCAAAGGGCAATTGA
- the LOC141697195 gene encoding uncharacterized protein LOC141697195 isoform X1 → MGGAKELLRPLIHLLLPLCFHWIAEEMTVSVLVDVTTGALCPGDTTCSPAIYLNGLQQTVVGIFKMVMLPVLGQLSDEYGRKPLLILTVSTTIFPFTLLIISKSREFVYAYYVLRTISYIISQGSIFCIAVAYVADVVDNSKRAAVFSWITGLFSASHVLGNLLARFLPENYIFQVSVALLLFCSFYMFLFLEETVKPGPKREKSSSFLHGVLEVIQARYTSMRYAATIVVTSQTLKSISIVSFFYELGMSGISAVLLYYLKAAFGFDKNQFSEILSVVGLGSIVSQLAGLPLLNPWLGEKGILCAAILASIAYALLYGLAWAPWVPYLSAAFGVIFVLVKPATFAVISKGSNSTNQGKAQGFIAGVQSIASLLSPLAMSPLTSWFLSSDAPFDCKGFSIICASSCMVMSLYFASTLTLEAPSDNTLEENEESIEAPLLSQGSREFRICQLKLSLHLAGAKGN, encoded by the exons ATGGGAGGTGCAAAAGAGCTGTTAAGGCCACTAATTCACTTACTATTACCACTTTGTTTTCATTGGATTGCTGAGGAAATGACAGTTTCAGTGCTTGTTGATGTTACAACTGGTGCTCTTTGTCCTGGTGACACCACTTGCTCTCCTGCTATTTATCTCAATGGCCTTCAACAAACT GTTGTTGGAATCTTCAAAATGGTGATGCTTCCAGTACTAGGTCAACTTTCTGATGAATACGGGCGTAAACCCCTGCTCATCCTTACTGTGTCGACAACAATTTTCCCTTTCA CTTTACTCATCATCAGCAAGTCAAGGGAATTTGTGTATGCCTATTATGTTCTTCGTACAATTTCATACATAATAAGTCAAGGGAGCATTTTCTGCATAGCGGTTGCCTATGTG GCAGATGTTGTTGATAACAGCAAGAGGGCTGCAGTTTTTAGTTGGATTACTGGTCTCTTTTCTGCGTCACATGTGTTGGGGAATCTCCTAGCACGTTTTCTTCCTGAAAACTACATCTTTCAG GTTTCAGTTGCTCTCCTGCTGTTCTGTTCGTTTTACATGTTTCTGTTTCTGGAGGAGACAGTTAAGCCAGGTCCAAAGAGGGAAAAGAGTTCGTCTTTCCTGCACGGGGTTTTGGAGGTTATTCAAGCACGATATACTTCAATGAGATATGCTGCGACCATTGTTGTTACAAG CCAAACACTAAAGAGCATATCGATTGTTTCATTCTTTTATGAATTGGGAATGTCTGGCATCAGCGCAGTCTTACTG TACTATCTCAAGGCGGCTTTTGGTTTCGACAAAAATCAATTTTCGGAAATTCTGTCGGTGGTGGGGTTAGGCTCTATTGTTTCTCAG TTGGCAGGGCTTCCTCTACTCAATCCGTGGTTAGGAGAGAAAGGAATACTTTGTGCAGCTATACTTGCGTCCATAGCTTAT GCTCTGCTTTATGGATTGGCTTGGGCTCCTTGG GTGCCATACTTGAGTGCTGCATTTGGAGTCATCTTTGTCCTTGTTAAACCCGCT ACTTTTGCTGTTATATCAAAAGGATCAAATTCAACCAATCAG GGAAAAGCACAAGGATTCATAGCTGGTGTACAGTCAATTGCAAGCTTGTTATCACCACTAGCAATGAGTCCGTTGACAT CTTGGTTTCTTTCTAGCGATGCACCATTTGACTGCAAAGGTTTCAGTATTATATGCGCATCATCATGCATG GTCATGTCTTTATATTTTGCTTCAACGCTAACTCTGGAGGCACCATCAGATAACACATTAGAGGAGAATGAAGAAAGTATTGAAGCACCACTGCTATCACAAG GAAGTAGAGAGTTTAGGATTTGCCAATTAAAGTTGTCTCTACATTTAGCAGGTGCAAAGGGCAATTGA
- the LOC141697195 gene encoding uncharacterized protein LOC141697195 isoform X3, whose translation MGGAKELLRPLIHLLLPLCFHWIAEEMTVSVLVDVTTGALCPGDTTCSPAIYLNGLQQTVVGIFKMVMLPVLGQLSDEYGRKPLLILTVSTTIFPFTLLIISKSREFVYAYYVLRTISYIISQGSIFCIAVAYVADVVDNSKRAAVFSWITGLFSASHVLGNLLARFLPENYIFQVSVALLLFCSFYMFLFLEETVKPGPKREKSSSFLHGVLEVIQARYTSMRYAATIVVTSQTLKSISIVSFFYELGMSGISAVLLYYLKAAFGFDKNQFSEILSVVGLGSIVSQLAGLPLLNPWLGEKGILCAAILASIAYALLYGLAWAPWVPYLSAAFGVIFVLVKPATFAVISKGSNSTNQGKAQGFIAGVQSIASLLSPLAMSPLTSWFLSSDAPFDCKGFSIICASSCMVMSLYFASTLTLEAPSDNTLEENEESIEAPLLSQGAKGN comes from the exons ATGGGAGGTGCAAAAGAGCTGTTAAGGCCACTAATTCACTTACTATTACCACTTTGTTTTCATTGGATTGCTGAGGAAATGACAGTTTCAGTGCTTGTTGATGTTACAACTGGTGCTCTTTGTCCTGGTGACACCACTTGCTCTCCTGCTATTTATCTCAATGGCCTTCAACAAACT GTTGTTGGAATCTTCAAAATGGTGATGCTTCCAGTACTAGGTCAACTTTCTGATGAATACGGGCGTAAACCCCTGCTCATCCTTACTGTGTCGACAACAATTTTCCCTTTCA CTTTACTCATCATCAGCAAGTCAAGGGAATTTGTGTATGCCTATTATGTTCTTCGTACAATTTCATACATAATAAGTCAAGGGAGCATTTTCTGCATAGCGGTTGCCTATGTG GCAGATGTTGTTGATAACAGCAAGAGGGCTGCAGTTTTTAGTTGGATTACTGGTCTCTTTTCTGCGTCACATGTGTTGGGGAATCTCCTAGCACGTTTTCTTCCTGAAAACTACATCTTTCAG GTTTCAGTTGCTCTCCTGCTGTTCTGTTCGTTTTACATGTTTCTGTTTCTGGAGGAGACAGTTAAGCCAGGTCCAAAGAGGGAAAAGAGTTCGTCTTTCCTGCACGGGGTTTTGGAGGTTATTCAAGCACGATATACTTCAATGAGATATGCTGCGACCATTGTTGTTACAAG CCAAACACTAAAGAGCATATCGATTGTTTCATTCTTTTATGAATTGGGAATGTCTGGCATCAGCGCAGTCTTACTG TACTATCTCAAGGCGGCTTTTGGTTTCGACAAAAATCAATTTTCGGAAATTCTGTCGGTGGTGGGGTTAGGCTCTATTGTTTCTCAG TTGGCAGGGCTTCCTCTACTCAATCCGTGGTTAGGAGAGAAAGGAATACTTTGTGCAGCTATACTTGCGTCCATAGCTTAT GCTCTGCTTTATGGATTGGCTTGGGCTCCTTGG GTGCCATACTTGAGTGCTGCATTTGGAGTCATCTTTGTCCTTGTTAAACCCGCT ACTTTTGCTGTTATATCAAAAGGATCAAATTCAACCAATCAG GGAAAAGCACAAGGATTCATAGCTGGTGTACAGTCAATTGCAAGCTTGTTATCACCACTAGCAATGAGTCCGTTGACAT CTTGGTTTCTTTCTAGCGATGCACCATTTGACTGCAAAGGTTTCAGTATTATATGCGCATCATCATGCATG GTCATGTCTTTATATTTTGCTTCAACGCTAACTCTGGAGGCACCATCAGATAACACATTAGAGGAGAATGAAGAAAGTATTGAAGCACCACTGCTATCACAAG GTGCAAAGGGCAATTGA
- the LOC141697196 gene encoding protein SUPPRESSOR OF K(+) TRANSPORT GROWTH DEFECT 1 translates to MYSNFKEQAIVYIKQAVEQDEAGNYPKAFSLYMNGLEYFRTHLKYEKNPKVKEAITQKFTEYLRRAEEIREVIDNGGAAPSSNGDAAVAARPKTKPKNGEGGDGEDAEQAKLRSGLNSAIIREKPNVKWNDVAGLESAKQALQEAVILPVKFPQFFTGKRRPWRAFLLYGPPGTGKSYLAKAVATEADSTFFSISSSDLVSKWMGESEKLVSNLFQMARDSAPSIIFVDEIDSLVGQRGEGNESEASRRIKTELLVQMQGVGSHDEKVLVLAATNTPYALDQAIRRRFDKRIYIPLPDLKARQHMFKVHLGDTPHNLTERDFEQLARKTEGFSGSDIAVCVNEVLFEPVRKTQDAQFFIKDSDTWIPCGPRQPGAIQTNMQELAAQGLASQILPPPISRTDFDKVLAKQKPTVSKGDLEVHERFTKEFGEEG, encoded by the exons ATGTATAGCAATTTTAAAGAGCAAGCAATAGTTTATATAAAGCAAGCAGTTGAGCAAGATGAGGCCGGGAATTATCCCAAGGCGTTTTCACTTTATATGAATGGGTTGGAATATTTTCGGACTCATTTGAAGTATGAGAAGAATCCCAAAGTCAAGGAAGCTATTACCCAGAAATTTACTGAGTATTTGAGGAGGGCGGAGGAAATTAGGGAGGTTATTGATAATGGAGGGGCTGCACCTTCGTCTAATGGAGATGCTGCGGTGGCAGCAAGACCAAAAACTAAACCGAAGAATGGTGAAGGTGGAGATGGGGAGGACGCGGAGCAAGCTAAGCTTAGGTCTGGGCTTAATTCCGCAATTATTAGAGAGAAGCCAAATGTGAAGTGGAATGATGTTGCAGGTCTAGAGAGTGCCAAGCAGGCATTGCAGGAGGCTGTCATTTTGCCTGTCAAATTTCCACAGTTTTTCACAG GAAAAAGGCGACCATGGAGGGCTTTTCTCTTATATGGTCCACCCGGGACAGGAAAGTCATATTTAGCAAAAGCTGTTGCAACTGAAGCAGATTCAACTTTCTTTAG CATTTCTTCATCAGATCTTGTTTCAAAATGGATGGGGGAAAGTGAAAAGCTTGTTTCAAATCTTTTCCAGATGGCTCGTGATAGCGCTCCTTCAATTATTTTCGTTGATGAAATAGACTCTTTAGTTGGTCAACGAGGTGAAGGCAATGAGAGTGAAGCATCTAGGCGTATTAAAACTGAACTTCTTGTACAGATGCAG GGTGTTGGAAGCCACGATGAGAAGGTTCTGGTTCTTGCAGCAACTAATACTCCCTATGCCTTGGACCAG GCCATTAGGCGGCGATTCGACAAACGGATCTACATTCCCCTGCCAGATCTAAAGGCAAGGCAGCACATGTTTAAG GTTCACCTGGGAGACACTCCTCACAACTTAACTGAGCGTGACTTTGAGCAACTAGCTCGGAAAACAGAAGGTTTTTCTGGTTCAGATATAGCTGTGTGT GTGAATGAAGTGCTCTTTGAACCTGTACGTAAAACTCAAGATGCTCAGTTCTTCATAAAGGATTCTGATACATGGATACCTTGTGGACCTAGACAACCCGGTGCTATTCAGACCAACATGCAGGAGCTAGCAGCACAAGGCTTGGCTTCCCAG ATTCTTCCACCTCCCATTAGCAGAACTGATTTTGACAAAGTTTTGGCAAAACAAAAGCCGACTGTTAGCAAAGGAGATCTGGAAGTGCACGAGAGATTCACCAAGGAATTCGGGGAAGAAGGTTGA